One genomic region from Sphingomicrobium aestuariivivum encodes:
- a CDS encoding response regulator: MSQRPHLLLVEDEPAIRTPLVRYLERDGYRVTACGDAAAAREALAGFAFHAAILDIMLPGEDGLSLARSIREGSDLPILFLSARAEDVDRIIGLEMGADDYLTKPFNPRELTARLKAILRRSHHEPATEKPRDTCYRFAGFTLDPDRQALSRGDEPIALTGGDYALLLAMVERAGRPLSREQLLDLTKGREADPFDRAVDNAVMRLRRKLGAQGAEIIRTVHGTGYSFAARVEKD, encoded by the coding sequence ATGAGCCAGCGCCCGCACCTCCTGCTCGTCGAGGACGAGCCCGCGATCCGCACCCCGCTCGTGCGCTATCTCGAGCGCGACGGCTATCGCGTCACCGCCTGCGGCGATGCGGCGGCAGCGCGCGAGGCGCTGGCGGGCTTCGCCTTCCACGCCGCCATCCTCGACATCATGCTGCCGGGCGAGGACGGCCTCAGCCTTGCCCGCTCGATCCGCGAGGGCAGCGACCTGCCCATCCTCTTCCTCTCCGCGCGCGCGGAGGACGTCGACCGCATCATCGGCCTCGAGATGGGCGCCGACGACTATCTCACCAAGCCCTTCAACCCGCGCGAGCTCACGGCGCGCCTCAAGGCGATCCTGCGCCGGAGCCACCACGAGCCCGCGACGGAAAAACCGCGCGACACCTGCTACCGCTTCGCCGGCTTCACCCTCGACCCTGACCGGCAGGCCCTTTCAAGGGGCGATGAGCCGATCGCACTGACGGGCGGCGACTATGCCCTCCTCCTCGCGATGGTCGAGCGCGCCGGCCGCCCGTTGAGCCGCGAGCAATTGCTCGACCTCACCAAGGGGCGCGAGGCCGATCCCTTCGACCGCGCGGTCGACAATGCGGTGATGCGCCTGCGCCGCAAGCTGGGCGCACAAGGGGCCGAGATCATCCGCACGGTCCACGGCACCGGCTACAGCTTCGCCGCGCGGGTGGAGAAGGACTGA